The following coding sequences are from one Humulus lupulus chromosome X, drHumLupu1.1, whole genome shotgun sequence window:
- the LOC133806233 gene encoding uncharacterized protein LOC133806233 → MYDGYIFRHGRKGYRDFMDDFSVYVSSFDNCLANLELVLKRCEESHLVLNWEKCHFMVNEGIVLGHKISSKGIEVDWAKISTIENLPPSVSVKGVRSFLGHAGFYRRFIKDFFKILKPLSTLLMNGVPFDFDEKCRHAFKILKEKLTFAPIVNFATTEKELLAIVLVFDKFRPYLIGNKNLTWRLGIKKGMENFVADHLSRLELEESQMPPEMSKQQLKKFYSVVKRYYWEKPILYKHCAYQIIRRCVPEDEMVLILTHCGGHFKATRSAAKVLQCGYYCPTLMKDVNTFVKACDRCQRVSSISRRDEMPLLGILEVELFDVWGIDYMGPFPSSYNNKYILLAVDYVSKWVEAAATPTNDSKVVLKFSHKHIFTRFGTPRALISDKGSHFCNKMMDAFLDRYGVHHRIAMPYHPQANGQTKLSNREVKNVLEKTINRSRRD, encoded by the exons ATGTATGATGGCtatattttcagacatggtagaaAAGGGTATAGAgattttatggatgatttttctgtttaTGTTTCTTCTTTTGATAACTGTTTGGCTAATTTGGAGCTAGTTCTGAAGAGATGTGAGGAATCACACCTAGTCTTGAATTGGGAGAAGTGCCACTTTATGGTAAatgaaggaattgttttaggGCATAAGATCTCAAGtaagggaattgaggtagattgGGCTAAGATATCAACAATAGAGAATTTACCACCTTCGGTCTCAGTTAAAGGagtaagaagttttcttggtcatgcGGGGTTTTATAGAAGATTCATTAAAGATTTTTTTAAGATTTTGAAACCCCTATCTACATTGTTAATGAATGGAGTACCTTTTGACTTTGATGAGAAGTGTCGCCATGCTTTCAAGATTCTTAAAGAGAAACTCACTTTTGCACCGATA GTTAATTTTGCTACTACAGAAAAGGAGCTTTTGGCCATTGTGTTGGTTTTTGATAAGTTTAGGCCATATCTCATTGGGAATAAG aatttgacatggagattaGGGATAAAGAAAGGAATGGAAAATtttgttgctgatcatttgtcTAGATTAGAACTGGAAGAGAGTCAAA TGCCTCCAGAGATGTCTAAACAACAACTTAAAAAGTTTTATTCAGTGGTAAAGCGTTATTATTGGGAAAAGCCCATCTTATACAAGCATTGTGCATATCAGATTATTCGTCGCTGTGTGCCTGAAGATGAGATGGTGTTAATTTTGACTCATTGTGGTGGTCATTTCAAAGCAACAAGGTCAGCTGCAAAGGTATTACAATGTGGTTATTATTGTCCTACGTTGATGAAAGATGTGAATACATTCGTAAAAGCTTGTGATCGATGTCAAAGAGTTAGCAGTATTTCAAGGAGAGATGAGATGCCCTTACTTGGGATTCTTGAGgtggaattatttgatgtgtgggGTATAGATTATATGGGTCCTTTTCCATCATCTTACAATAACAAGTACATCTTGCTAGCGGTggattatgtatctaaatgggtggaagcagctGCAACACCCACAAATGACAGCAAGGTGGTACTTAAATTCTCGCATAAGCACATTTTCACTCGTTTTGGCACGCCTAGGGCTTTAATAAGTGACAAAGGTAGCCATTTTTGTAACAAGATGATGGATGCCTTTTTGGATCGTTATGGTGTTCATCATAGAATCGCTATGCCATACCATCCTCAAGCTAATGGTCAAACGAAATTGTCAAATAGAGAAGTAAAAAATGTCCTTGAGAAAACAATCAATAGATCAAGAAGAGATTAG
- the LOC133806232 gene encoding uncharacterized protein LOC133806232: MANGQAEVLNREMKGILEKTVNTSRKDWSKKLDDSLWAYRTKFKTLIAYENARIYKEMSKAFHDKRILRKDFQPGDKVLLFNSRLKGFPGNLKSRWSGPYTVVASLPYGEVQVHSEKTGDFKVNGQRLKYYLEGPVEKCKSVMILEPL; encoded by the exons ATGgcaaatggccaagctgaagtGTTGAATAGGGAAATGAAAGGTATCTTAGAAAAGACAGTAAATACGTCAAGGAAGGATTGGTCGAAGAAGCTCgatgattcactttgggcttatcgcactaAATTTAAAACtctgattg cttatgagaatgcAAGGATCTATAAAGAGATGTCAAAGGCCTTTCATGATAAGAGAATACTGAGGAAGGATTTTCAACCAGGAGATAAAGTTCTGCTATTTAATTCCAGACTTAAGGGTTTTCCTGGTAatttgaagtcaagatggtcaggacCATACACGGTAGTTGCGTCACTTCCTTATGGAGAAGTGCAAGTTCATAGTGAGAAGACGGGAGAttttaaggtgaatggtcagaggtTGAAGTATTATTTGGAAGGTCCAGTGGAAAAATGCAAGTCCGTGATGATTTTGGAACCCCTTTGA